A genomic region of Thermodesulfobacteriota bacterium contains the following coding sequences:
- the hisI gene encoding phosphoribosyl-AMP cyclohydrolase, giving the protein MDALDFAKGDGLLPAVVQDAETGEVLMLAYMNPEAFRRTLETGKAWFYSRSRDRYWMKGESSGNVQEVQEVRVDCDADAVVLKVRQIGGAACHTGHRSCFYRRVEKDGWITQGTPLFDPAEVYKA; this is encoded by the coding sequence ATGGATGCGCTCGACTTTGCCAAGGGCGACGGCCTGCTCCCCGCCGTCGTGCAGGACGCCGAGACCGGCGAGGTGCTCATGCTCGCCTACATGAACCCCGAGGCCTTCCGCCGCACCCTCGAGACCGGAAAGGCCTGGTTCTACAGCCGCTCCCGGGACCGCTACTGGATGAAGGGCGAATCCTCCGGAAACGTTCAGGAAGTGCAGGAGGTCCGGGTGGACTGCGACGCCGACGCCGTGGTCCTCAAGGTGCGCCAGATCGGGGGCGCAGCCTGCCACACCGGGCACCGCAGCTGCTTCTACCGCCGGGTGGAGAAAGACGGCTGGATCACCCAGGGCACGCCCCTCTTCGATCCCGCGGAGGTCTACAAGGCATGA
- the hisG gene encoding ATP phosphoribosyltransferase: MSPLKLGIPKGSLEEATVELFRRAGWKIRANSRNYFPSVDDPELRLSLVRAQEMSRYVADGVLDAGLTGKDWILENDSQVVEVCDLVYSKASTRPARWVLVVPGDSPVQRPEDLEGKKIATELVHFTRRYFAQRGIAVDVEFSWGATEAKVVEGLCDAIVEVTETGSTIKAHGLRIVETLLETNTKFIANPAAWEDPWRREKIGQLALLLQGALKADGMVGLKMNVPGDRLEDVIDLLPSLQAPTIAHLYRSDWLSLEAVVTESVVRELIPRLLKTGATGVIEYPLNKIL; the protein is encoded by the coding sequence ATGAGCCCGCTCAAGCTCGGCATTCCCAAGGGAAGCCTCGAGGAGGCCACGGTAGAGCTCTTTCGGCGGGCGGGCTGGAAGATCCGGGCGAACTCCCGCAACTACTTTCCGTCGGTGGACGATCCGGAGCTTCGCCTCTCGCTCGTGCGGGCACAGGAAATGAGCCGCTACGTAGCCGACGGCGTCCTCGACGCCGGCCTGACGGGCAAGGACTGGATCCTCGAGAACGACTCCCAGGTGGTGGAAGTGTGCGACCTGGTGTACTCCAAGGCCTCCACCCGGCCCGCTCGCTGGGTGCTGGTGGTGCCCGGCGACAGCCCCGTGCAGCGCCCCGAGGACCTGGAAGGCAAGAAGATCGCCACCGAGCTCGTCCACTTCACGCGCCGCTACTTCGCGCAGCGGGGCATCGCCGTGGACGTGGAGTTCTCCTGGGGCGCCACCGAGGCGAAGGTGGTGGAGGGGCTCTGCGACGCCATCGTGGAGGTGACCGAGACCGGCTCGACCATCAAGGCCCACGGCCTGCGGATCGTGGAAACCCTGCTGGAGACCAACACCAAGTTCATCGCCAACCCTGCCGCCTGGGAGGACCCCTGGCGTCGGGAGAAGATCGGGCAGCTCGCCCTCCTGCTCCAGGGGGCCCTCAAGGCCGATGGGATGGTGGGCCTCAAGATGAACGTGCCGGGAGACCGGCTGGAGGACGTGATCGACCTTCTCCCGAGCCTTCAGGCGCCCACCATCGCCCACCTCTACCGCTCCGACTGGCTGAGCCTCGAGGCCGTGGTGACCGAGTCGGTGGTGCGCGAGCTCATCCCGCGCCTGCTCAAGACCGGCGCCACCGGGGTCATCGAGTATCCGCTCAACAAGATTCTGTGA